A single region of the Streptomyces sp. NBC_00236 genome encodes:
- a CDS encoding TerD family protein produces the protein MSLRKGANTPVRSARVRVELGWREGPGTPDVDVSALLLTAAGKVRSDDDFVFYNQPVHPGGAVRHEGRRQDGGGAVETIDVALSAVEQEIGTVVVAASTEGTFGQVAGLFVRVLDAVSGAEEARFDATDATTETAFVLGELYRRNGAWKFRAVGQGYDSGLAGLATDFGISVDEPAPPAPVSLPRPAAPAPLAPPPPPQPVPAQPVRLSKITLTKAAPSVSLTKQGATSGGMRVNLSWSARRPPRGWMRKGEEAVRLEDVDLDLSCLWELRNGATGIVHPINNQFGSFDQPPYVQLDQDDRTGTSDTGENLMINLDHAAEIKRLLVFVVIYAGASSFAGLNGVATLYPPVGPPIEMHLDECTVPSQVAAIALIENIGGELMVRREAKYLLPPPGIFKQQAADLEYGWGLTWQGASKD, from the coding sequence ATGTCGTTGCGCAAGGGTGCCAATACGCCGGTGCGGAGTGCCCGTGTGCGGGTGGAGCTCGGGTGGCGCGAGGGCCCCGGCACTCCCGATGTGGACGTGTCGGCTCTCCTGTTGACGGCAGCCGGCAAGGTGCGCTCCGACGACGACTTCGTGTTCTACAACCAGCCCGTTCACCCCGGTGGAGCCGTCCGCCATGAAGGAAGGCGCCAGGACGGCGGTGGTGCGGTCGAGACGATCGATGTCGCCCTCTCGGCGGTGGAGCAGGAGATCGGGACCGTCGTGGTCGCGGCGTCCACGGAGGGTACGTTCGGCCAGGTGGCCGGCCTTTTCGTGCGGGTGCTCGACGCGGTGAGTGGCGCCGAGGAGGCGCGGTTCGACGCCACGGACGCCACGACGGAGACCGCGTTCGTGCTCGGGGAGCTGTACCGGCGCAACGGTGCCTGGAAGTTCCGGGCGGTGGGCCAGGGGTACGACTCGGGCCTGGCGGGGCTGGCGACCGATTTCGGGATCAGCGTCGACGAGCCCGCACCGCCCGCGCCGGTGTCCCTGCCACGCCCCGCCGCACCCGCACCCCTTGCTCCGCCTCCGCCTCCGCAGCCCGTTCCCGCCCAGCCCGTGCGTCTGTCGAAGATCACGCTGACGAAGGCAGCGCCTTCGGTGTCGCTGACCAAGCAGGGAGCGACCTCGGGAGGGATGCGGGTCAATCTCTCGTGGAGCGCCCGTCGGCCACCGCGCGGCTGGATGAGAAAGGGTGAGGAGGCCGTCCGGCTGGAGGACGTCGACCTGGACCTCTCCTGTCTGTGGGAGCTCCGGAACGGGGCGACGGGGATCGTCCACCCCATCAACAACCAGTTCGGCTCGTTCGACCAGCCGCCCTACGTCCAACTCGACCAGGACGACCGGACGGGCACGAGTGACACCGGCGAGAATCTGATGATCAACCTTGATCACGCCGCCGAGATCAAGCGCCTTCTGGTGTTCGTGGTCATCTACGCAGGGGCGTCGAGCTTCGCGGGACTGAACGGCGTCGCCACGTTGTACCCGCCCGTCGGCCCGCCGATCGAGATGCACCTCGACGAATGCACCGTTCCTTCCCAGGTGGCCGCCATCGCGCTGATCGAGAACATCGGCGGGGAACTGATGGTCCGTCGGGAGGCGAAGTACCTGTTGCCGCCGCCCGGCATCTTCAAGCAGCAGGCCGCGGATCTCGAGTACGGCTGGGGGCTGACGTGGCAGGGGGCGAGCAAGGACTGA
- a CDS encoding TetR/AcrR family transcriptional regulator, giving the protein MEPGSSLRERLIDVGVDVVMTDGPASLGLREIARRAGVSHGAPRRYFPTHHALLSAIARRGFADLASRFEAAADEDASPRDRLRVLARTYLHYASEHRGMFELMFRHDLLDSGTRPSDLTPLRESTLPLFAHLVELVSRHTAERTAAGPTAPPAVTAAALWSNLHGVAQLWAWGSLQLALDVASPGAAPEGEAADPLDRLLMVVLDAHLGPVNA; this is encoded by the coding sequence ATGGAACCTGGAAGCTCTCTGCGGGAACGGCTGATCGACGTCGGCGTGGACGTCGTCATGACCGACGGACCCGCTTCCCTCGGGCTGCGCGAGATCGCCCGCCGCGCGGGGGTCTCCCACGGGGCGCCACGGCGGTACTTCCCGACGCACCATGCCCTGCTCTCGGCGATCGCTCGACGGGGTTTCGCGGACCTCGCCTCCCGGTTCGAGGCCGCAGCGGACGAGGACGCATCGCCGCGGGACCGGCTGCGGGTACTCGCACGGACCTATCTCCACTACGCCTCGGAACACCGCGGCATGTTCGAGCTGATGTTCCGTCATGACCTCCTGGACAGCGGGACGCGACCGTCGGACCTGACCCCGCTGCGCGAGTCGACCCTCCCGCTCTTCGCGCATCTCGTCGAGCTGGTGTCCCGCCACACGGCGGAGCGCACGGCGGCCGGGCCCACCGCGCCTCCGGCCGTCACCGCGGCGGCCCTGTGGAGCAATCTGCACGGCGTCGCCCAGCTGTGGGCCTGGGGCAGTCTGCAACTCGCCCTGGACGTAGCTTCCCCGGGTGCCGCTCCCGAGGGCGAAGCGGCCGACCCGCTCGACCGGCTCCTCATGGTGGTGCTCGACGCCCATCTCGGCCCGGTGAATGCGTGA
- a CDS encoding MFS transporter has protein sequence MIVALDGTVLLVAQPDLQRDLGATVTQVQWTSTGYLLAVAAFLVIAGRLGDRYGHQRLLPIGVLGFGAASAGIAFAPGAGWVIVLRIAQGVFGALLQPATLALLRLVYPPDRLGAAVALRTSAIGVAAGTGPLLGGFLVAHLGWRAVFLVNVPVALAIAALTLAVRVPKAPRVRSGRTDLVTAALFAAVLAVLVHSLTGVPERGWDAPQTFLGLVLVVCLAVALVMRERRSSQPFVPPVVARSVPVVASMAILLVTSGAMFGALFVSTFVLQNALGLDPLTTGLRVLPLTVMMVLGAPAAHAMLRRYGARRAAITGQALVVLAVVGLSALGPSSPWVWWSAAFAVLGAGFAVVMVTATGTVVGDAPPGFAGVVGGLKQTAMNVGPALGIAVAAGTMPLHPSAALLPGVEPSTSGPVMGTALLALAALAALGLLPARLLPARQDGEAGRRRARQRDSARPRRTASSQGPGGGRAGFKSPSETGK, from the coding sequence ATGATCGTCGCGCTGGACGGCACCGTGCTGCTCGTGGCACAGCCCGACCTGCAACGTGATCTCGGGGCGACCGTGACACAGGTTCAGTGGACCAGTACCGGTTACCTCCTGGCCGTGGCCGCGTTCCTCGTCATCGCGGGGCGCCTGGGGGACAGGTACGGCCACCAGCGCCTCCTGCCCATCGGCGTGCTCGGCTTCGGGGCGGCTTCGGCAGGCATCGCCTTCGCGCCGGGAGCCGGCTGGGTGATTGTCCTGCGCATCGCCCAAGGCGTGTTCGGCGCACTCCTGCAACCGGCCACGCTCGCCCTGCTGAGGCTCGTGTACCCGCCCGACCGGCTCGGCGCGGCGGTCGCCCTTCGGACCAGCGCGATCGGGGTGGCGGCGGGGACCGGCCCGCTGCTCGGGGGCTTCCTCGTCGCGCATCTGGGCTGGCGGGCGGTGTTCCTGGTCAACGTTCCCGTCGCGCTGGCCATCGCCGCGCTCACCCTGGCCGTGCGGGTGCCGAAGGCGCCACGTGTCCGAAGCGGGAGGACCGACCTCGTCACCGCGGCGCTCTTCGCAGCGGTTCTCGCTGTGCTGGTCCACAGCCTGACCGGCGTCCCGGAGCGCGGATGGGATGCACCGCAGACGTTCCTCGGACTTGTTCTCGTCGTGTGTCTCGCGGTGGCGCTCGTCATGCGTGAACGCCGCAGCTCGCAGCCCTTCGTGCCGCCTGTCGTGGCCCGGTCGGTGCCGGTGGTCGCCTCGATGGCGATCCTGCTGGTCACCTCGGGCGCGATGTTCGGCGCGCTGTTCGTGTCCACCTTCGTCCTGCAGAACGCCCTGGGGCTCGACCCGCTCACCACCGGCCTGCGCGTTCTCCCGTTGACCGTGATGATGGTCCTCGGCGCGCCCGCCGCCCACGCGATGCTCCGCCGGTACGGCGCCCGACGTGCCGCGATCACCGGGCAGGCCCTCGTGGTTCTGGCCGTCGTGGGCCTGTCCGCGCTCGGCCCGTCCAGTCCCTGGGTGTGGTGGAGCGCGGCGTTCGCCGTACTCGGAGCCGGTTTTGCCGTCGTGATGGTCACCGCCACCGGGACCGTCGTCGGCGACGCACCACCGGGATTCGCGGGAGTCGTCGGAGGACTCAAGCAGACCGCCATGAACGTCGGCCCCGCGCTCGGCATCGCGGTGGCCGCCGGCACGATGCCGCTTCATCCGTCCGCCGCCTTGCTCCCCGGCGTGGAACCGTCCACGTCCGGCCCCGTCATGGGCACGGCACTGCTGGCCCTGGCCGCTCTCGCCGCGCTCGGCCTGCTGCCCGCCCGGCTGCTCCCGGCGCGGCAGGACGGCGAAGCCGGACGGCGGCGCGCCCGGCAACGGGACTCGGCGCGCCCACGGCGTACGGCATCGTCTCAGGGGCCGGGAGGCGGCCGAGCCGGGTTCAAATCCCCTTCCGAGACCGGAAAGTGA
- a CDS encoding ABC transporter ATP-binding protein — translation MGSPESHEAPGRGSVLLALRYYGRELTRRKRLTLPAMLMPALGNIGINYIAPLVVAKLVGHLAGDGNDDIGSMLPYVLAFAGVLLLAEICWRVGVHFLNRLDALGIEHLYVQGMDELYAKDTAFFHDNFAGSLTKRVLSFASRFEEFVDTLTFSVVGSFVPLIFGSVVLWRYEPLLVVVLLTMIALTALCAAPLIRRRQALVGKREEAIARVSGHVADSLMNMDTVRAFAAEEREAAEHRSRVAESRRLTLGSWDYGNLRIDTLVAPMSVLTNALGLLLAVALSVGGNGVEAVVVAFMYYSNATRIMFEFNQIYRRLESSMTEAAQFTELLLTPPALRDPESPEPLRSRAADVRFEQVAFAHAGAPPLFESLDLSVPNGAKIGLVGRSGGGKTTLSRLLLRMTDIDGGRILIGGQDISRMRQADLRSMIAYVPQDPAMFHRTLRDNIAFARPEATDAEIRRAAKAAHVTEFADALPEGFGTMVGERGVKLSGGQRQRVALARAILRDAPILLLDEATSALDSESEILVQEALWRLMDGRTALVVAHRLSTVATMDRLVVLDRGRIIEQGTHHELLASEGAYAKLWQHQSGGFLDDPAQPKAGLI, via the coding sequence ATGGGATCGCCTGAATCGCACGAAGCGCCGGGCAGGGGCTCCGTGCTCCTCGCACTTCGTTACTACGGAAGGGAACTGACCCGCCGAAAACGGCTGACCTTACCCGCGATGCTGATGCCCGCACTGGGCAACATCGGCATCAACTACATCGCCCCGCTCGTCGTCGCGAAGCTCGTCGGTCACCTCGCCGGTGACGGGAACGACGACATCGGCTCGATGCTCCCCTACGTCCTCGCCTTCGCCGGCGTGCTGCTCCTCGCGGAGATCTGCTGGCGCGTCGGAGTGCACTTCCTCAACCGCCTCGACGCCCTCGGTATCGAGCACCTGTACGTGCAGGGCATGGACGAGCTCTACGCCAAGGACACCGCGTTCTTCCACGACAACTTCGCCGGGTCGCTGACCAAGCGGGTCCTGAGCTTCGCCTCCCGCTTCGAGGAGTTCGTCGACACGCTGACGTTCTCCGTCGTGGGCAGCTTCGTGCCGCTGATCTTCGGCTCTGTGGTGCTGTGGCGCTACGAACCCCTCCTCGTCGTCGTCCTGTTGACGATGATCGCCCTCACGGCGCTGTGCGCGGCCCCTCTGATCCGCCGTCGGCAGGCCCTCGTCGGAAAGCGCGAGGAGGCCATCGCCCGGGTGTCCGGACACGTGGCCGACAGCCTGATGAACATGGACACCGTCCGGGCGTTCGCCGCCGAGGAGCGCGAGGCCGCCGAGCACCGCTCCCGCGTCGCGGAGTCGCGGCGGCTCACCCTGGGTTCCTGGGACTACGGAAACCTCCGCATCGACACGCTCGTCGCGCCGATGTCCGTACTCACCAACGCCTTGGGCCTGTTGCTCGCCGTCGCCCTCAGCGTAGGCGGCAACGGCGTGGAGGCGGTGGTGGTCGCCTTCATGTACTACTCCAACGCGACCCGGATCATGTTCGAGTTCAACCAGATCTACCGCCGGCTGGAAAGCTCGATGACGGAGGCCGCCCAGTTCACCGAACTGCTGCTGACGCCGCCCGCCCTGCGTGACCCGGAGTCGCCGGAGCCACTGCGCTCCCGGGCCGCCGACGTCCGCTTCGAGCAGGTGGCGTTCGCCCACGCGGGAGCGCCGCCACTCTTCGAGTCCCTCGACCTGTCCGTACCCAACGGTGCGAAGATCGGCCTCGTCGGCCGGTCGGGCGGAGGCAAGACCACGCTCAGCCGACTGCTGCTGCGGATGACGGACATCGACGGCGGCCGGATTCTGATCGGCGGTCAGGACATCAGCAGAATGCGCCAGGCGGACCTGCGCAGCATGATCGCGTACGTACCGCAGGACCCGGCGATGTTCCACCGCACGCTGCGGGACAACATCGCGTTCGCCCGGCCCGAGGCCACCGACGCCGAGATCCGCCGCGCGGCCAAGGCCGCACATGTCACCGAGTTCGCCGACGCGCTGCCCGAGGGATTCGGCACGATGGTGGGGGAGCGGGGCGTGAAGCTGTCCGGTGGACAGCGCCAGCGCGTCGCCCTGGCCCGGGCGATCCTGCGCGACGCGCCGATCCTGCTGCTCGACGAGGCGACGAGCGCCCTGGACTCGGAGAGCGAGATCCTCGTCCAGGAGGCCCTGTGGCGGCTCATGGACGGGCGGACGGCGCTCGTGGTGGCGCACCGCCTGAGCACGGTCGCGACCATGGACCGGCTCGTGGTCCTGGACCGAGGGCGGATCATCGAGCAGGGCACGCACCACGAACTGCTCGCGTCGGAGGGTGCCTACGCCAAGCTGTGGCAGCACCAGTCCGGCGGCTTCCTCGACGACCCGGCCCAGCCGAAGGCCGGTCTGATCTGA
- a CDS encoding LuxR family transcriptional regulator: MTNVRLGEALRLLGIDRAAGEVYLALLELAPAPLDAIGSAAGLGRAEVATAYAALVDAGLASAAEEGEGVVAPVPPAAGLEVLARHRAAEVEESRIAVGGAFDSFRRQRLAAYNDHLVEVVTGDAVGPRMRQAWASARAQIRQFDSPPYFPLPGATDDALATLARGVTQRVVYSRASLEHPGQLKDVIEPCVRAGEQARVLASVPVKLMIIDDAYALVSLSIKEADVHNTMLIVQPCGLLSALVALFEQSWQSALPFHGRATRPGGLPPADRRLLWLLAGGASDDVIARELGISRRTLFRRLSVLMARLGAANRFQMALQAQRSGWL; the protein is encoded by the coding sequence ATGACGAACGTGAGACTCGGGGAGGCCCTTCGGCTTCTGGGCATCGACCGGGCGGCCGGCGAGGTCTACCTGGCCCTGCTGGAACTGGCCCCCGCCCCGCTGGACGCGATCGGGTCCGCGGCAGGCCTCGGTCGTGCGGAGGTCGCCACGGCTTACGCGGCGCTGGTGGACGCCGGTCTGGCCAGTGCCGCCGAGGAGGGCGAGGGCGTGGTGGCCCCGGTGCCGCCCGCCGCGGGGCTGGAGGTGCTGGCCCGGCACCGCGCGGCCGAGGTCGAGGAGTCCCGCATCGCGGTCGGGGGCGCGTTCGACTCGTTCCGGCGGCAGCGGCTCGCCGCGTACAACGACCATCTCGTCGAGGTCGTGACCGGGGACGCCGTCGGTCCCCGGATGCGTCAGGCCTGGGCGAGTGCCCGGGCGCAGATCCGGCAGTTCGATTCGCCCCCGTACTTCCCGCTGCCCGGGGCGACGGACGACGCGCTGGCCACTCTGGCCCGCGGGGTGACGCAGCGTGTCGTGTACTCGCGGGCGTCGCTGGAGCATCCGGGACAGCTGAAGGACGTCATCGAACCATGCGTCCGGGCCGGGGAGCAGGCGAGGGTTCTGGCGTCAGTGCCGGTCAAGCTCATGATCATCGACGATGCGTACGCGCTCGTGTCGTTGTCGATCAAGGAGGCGGACGTGCACAACACGATGCTGATCGTGCAGCCCTGCGGTCTGCTCTCGGCGCTCGTGGCGCTGTTCGAGCAGTCCTGGCAGAGCGCCCTGCCGTTCCACGGCCGGGCCACCCGGCCGGGCGGGCTGCCACCCGCCGACCGCCGGCTGCTGTGGCTCCTGGCCGGCGGGGCGAGCGACGACGTGATCGCCCGCGAGCTGGGCATCAGCCGCCGGACGCTGTTCCGCCGCCTGTCGGTCCTGATGGCGCGCCTGGGTGCCGCGAACCGGTTTCAGATGGCGTTGCAGGCCCAGCGCTCGGGATGGCTGTGA
- a CDS encoding aminopeptidase P family protein: MAKGRKNGLYSGISEELSALMRTGWADTEQHDLQPDEQAPHAALRRAALSARFPGERLVIPSGNLKVRSNDDTYPFRPHSAYVHMTGDRARDGALVLEPRPDGGHDAYCFQLPRDSRDNDEFWTGPTAELWMGRRRSLAESERVLGLPCRDVRTAAGDLAAAAGVPTRIVRGVDPVLEAAVSTDEERDDALEEALSDLRLVKDDWEVGELRKAVDSTVRGFTDAVGELSGAVASSERWIEGTFLRRARLEGNAVGYGTICAAGDHATIMHWTDNDGPVRPGELLLFDAGVETHTLYTADVTRTLPISGTFTPVQRKVYDAVYEAQEAGFAAVKPGAAYRDFHDAAQRHLAVRLVEWGFIEGPAERAFELGLQRRFTMAGTGHMLGLDVHDCAQARNEEYVGGALEPGMVLTVEPGLYFQPDDLTVPEEWRGIGVRIEDDLLVTEDGHENLSAGLPRSAGDVEAWMARFAG; the protein is encoded by the coding sequence GTGGCGAAAGGCCGAAAGAACGGTCTCTACTCAGGGATCTCCGAGGAACTGTCCGCCCTGATGCGTACCGGCTGGGCCGACACCGAGCAGCACGACCTGCAGCCCGACGAGCAGGCCCCGCACGCCGCCCTCCGCCGTGCTGCCCTCTCCGCGCGCTTCCCCGGCGAACGTCTCGTGATCCCCTCGGGCAACCTCAAGGTCCGCTCCAACGACGACACGTATCCTTTCCGCCCGCACTCCGCCTACGTACACATGACGGGAGACCGCGCCCGGGACGGCGCGCTCGTCCTCGAACCGCGCCCGGACGGCGGCCACGACGCCTACTGCTTCCAGCTGCCGCGGGACAGCAGGGACAACGACGAGTTCTGGACCGGCCCCACCGCCGAGCTCTGGATGGGCCGTCGCCGCTCCCTCGCCGAGTCGGAGCGCGTGCTCGGCCTGCCCTGCCGCGACGTCCGCACCGCGGCCGGCGACCTGGCGGCCGCAGCCGGTGTGCCGACCCGGATCGTGCGCGGTGTCGACCCGGTCCTGGAGGCCGCGGTCAGCACCGACGAGGAGCGCGACGACGCCCTCGAAGAGGCCCTCAGCGACCTGCGCCTCGTCAAGGACGACTGGGAGGTCGGCGAGCTCCGCAAGGCGGTCGACTCCACCGTGCGCGGCTTCACCGACGCCGTCGGCGAGCTCTCCGGCGCCGTGGCCTCGTCCGAGCGGTGGATCGAGGGCACCTTCCTGCGCCGCGCCCGCCTCGAGGGCAACGCCGTGGGCTACGGCACCATCTGTGCCGCGGGCGACCACGCCACGATCATGCACTGGACGGACAACGACGGCCCCGTGCGCCCGGGAGAACTGCTCCTGTTCGACGCCGGCGTGGAGACCCACACCCTCTACACCGCCGACGTCACCCGCACGCTGCCGATCAGCGGAACGTTCACGCCCGTGCAGCGCAAGGTCTACGACGCGGTGTACGAGGCCCAGGAAGCCGGCTTCGCCGCCGTCAAGCCGGGCGCCGCGTACCGCGACTTCCACGACGCGGCCCAGCGCCACCTCGCGGTCCGGCTGGTCGAGTGGGGCTTCATCGAGGGCCCGGCCGAGCGCGCCTTCGAACTCGGCCTCCAGCGCCGCTTCACCATGGCGGGCACCGGGCACATGCTCGGCCTGGACGTGCACGACTGCGCCCAGGCCCGGAACGAGGAGTACGTCGGCGGCGCCCTGGAGCCGGGCATGGTGCTCACCGTCGAGCCCGGTCTGTACTTCCAGCCCGACGACCTCACCGTCCCCGAGGAGTGGCGCGGCATCGGAGTCCGGATCGAGGACGACCTGCTCGTGACCGAGGACGGCCACGAGAACCTGTCGGCGGGCCTGCCGCGCTCGGCCGGCGACGTCGAGGCGTGGATGGCCCGGTTCGCGGGCTGA
- a CDS encoding GlxA family transcriptional regulator codes for MSASRLHRTAVLVLEGAKPLDVGIPAQVFTTRASMPYEVRVCGAAPGLVTGGDGLSYHVADGLDALDWADIVFIPGYRFPDREDPPQPVVDALVAAHDRGARLAAISTGAFALAATGLLDGRRATTHWHYARALAAKHPLVRVDENVLFVDEGSVLTSAGAASGIDLCLHILRGDLGVAAANHAARRLVAAPYRSGGQAQYVPRSVPEPLGERFAATREWALHRLGEPLTLDALARHAAVSPRTLSRRFVEDTGYTPMQWVMRARVDVARELLERSEQSIEQIAAETGLGTGTNLRLHFQRILGTTPSEYRRTFARAE; via the coding sequence GTGTCAGCCTCCCGTCTCCACCGCACCGCCGTCCTCGTCCTGGAGGGCGCGAAACCGCTCGATGTCGGGATCCCCGCGCAGGTGTTCACGACGCGCGCGAGCATGCCGTACGAGGTACGGGTGTGCGGCGCGGCGCCCGGGCTCGTGACCGGCGGCGACGGGCTGTCGTACCACGTGGCCGACGGTCTGGACGCGCTGGACTGGGCCGACATCGTCTTCATCCCCGGCTACCGGTTTCCGGACCGCGAAGACCCGCCGCAGCCCGTCGTCGACGCGCTCGTCGCCGCCCATGACCGGGGCGCACGGCTCGCGGCCATCTCCACGGGGGCCTTCGCCCTCGCCGCCACGGGCCTGCTCGACGGCAGACGGGCGACGACACACTGGCACTACGCGCGGGCGCTCGCGGCGAAGCACCCCCTCGTCCGGGTCGACGAGAACGTCCTGTTCGTCGACGAAGGCAGTGTCCTGACCTCGGCGGGCGCCGCATCCGGCATCGACCTGTGCCTGCACATCCTGCGCGGCGACCTCGGCGTGGCAGCGGCCAACCACGCGGCCCGGCGGCTGGTGGCGGCGCCCTACCGGAGCGGCGGCCAGGCGCAGTACGTGCCGCGCAGCGTGCCCGAGCCCCTCGGTGAACGCTTCGCCGCCACCCGCGAGTGGGCCCTGCACCGCCTCGGTGAGCCGCTCACCCTCGACGCGCTCGCCCGGCACGCGGCCGTCTCGCCGCGCACGCTCTCGCGGCGCTTCGTCGAGGACACCGGCTACACCCCGATGCAGTGGGTCATGCGGGCCCGCGTCGATGTGGCCCGCGAACTGCTGGAGCGCTCCGAGCAGAGCATCGAGCAGATCGCCGCCGAGACGGGACTCGGAACGGGGACCAATCTGCGGCTCCACTTCCAGCGCATCCTGGGCACCACCCCGAGCGAGTACCGTCGCACCTTCGCCCGCGCCGAGTAG
- the gap gene encoding type I glyceraldehyde-3-phosphate dehydrogenase, translating into MTRIAINGFGRIGRNVLRALLERDSDLEVVAVNDLTEPAALARLLAYDSTSGRLGRPVTLDGDVLVVDGRRIQVVAERDPAQLPWAALDVDIVLEATGRFTSAKAARAHIDAGAKKVLVSAPSDGADVTLAFGVNTDAYDPALHTIVSNASCTTNALAPLAKVLDELAGIEHGFMTTVHAYTQEQNLQDGPHRDPRRARAAGVNIVPTTTGAAKAIGHVLPNLEGKLSGDSIRVPVPVGSIVELNTTVARDVSREDVLAAYRAAADGPLAGVLEYSEDALVSSDITGNPASSIFDSELTRVEGRHIKVVAWYDNEWGFSNRVIDTLQLLANG; encoded by the coding sequence ATGACTCGCATCGCCATCAACGGATTCGGCCGCATCGGACGCAACGTGCTGCGCGCGCTGCTGGAGCGCGACAGCGACCTCGAGGTCGTCGCCGTCAACGACCTCACCGAGCCTGCCGCTCTCGCGCGGCTGCTCGCCTACGACTCGACGTCCGGCAGGCTGGGACGCCCGGTGACCCTCGACGGGGACGTCCTCGTCGTCGACGGCCGGCGCATCCAGGTGGTCGCCGAGCGCGATCCGGCGCAGCTCCCGTGGGCCGCTCTCGACGTCGACATCGTGCTGGAGGCCACCGGACGCTTCACGTCGGCCAAGGCCGCCCGCGCCCACATCGACGCCGGCGCGAAGAAGGTGCTCGTCAGCGCGCCCTCCGACGGCGCCGACGTCACGCTCGCGTTCGGGGTCAACACCGACGCGTACGACCCGGCCCTGCACACGATCGTCTCGAACGCCTCGTGCACGACCAACGCACTCGCGCCGCTGGCCAAGGTGCTCGACGAACTCGCCGGTATCGAGCACGGCTTCATGACGACGGTGCACGCCTACACGCAGGAGCAGAACCTGCAGGACGGCCCGCACCGCGACCCCCGCCGCGCCCGCGCCGCCGGTGTGAACATCGTGCCGACCACGACCGGTGCCGCCAAGGCGATCGGTCATGTGCTGCCGAACCTCGAAGGCAAGCTGTCGGGCGACTCGATCCGCGTCCCCGTACCGGTCGGCTCGATCGTCGAGCTGAACACGACGGTGGCCCGCGACGTGTCGCGCGAGGACGTCCTGGCGGCGTACCGGGCCGCGGCGGACGGGCCGCTCGCAGGAGTCCTGGAGTACTCCGAGGACGCCCTCGTCTCGTCCGACATCACGGGCAACCCGGCCTCGTCGATCTTCGACTCGGAGCTCACCCGCGTCGAGGGCCGGCACATCAAGGTCGTCGCCTGGTACGACAACGAGTGGGGCTTCTCGAACCGTGTCATCGACACGCTCCAGCTCCTCGCCAACGGCTGA
- a CDS encoding NEW3 domain-containing protein, whose protein sequence is MRTARLINPLRAAVAAAVLFVPAQAASAAPAPPAAAAESQTEVTVSPVDLDGPVISTVKVTVRNSAAERLRSLKVSFAGPVGWAVQPSVQSVSGSFATGASATATFHIQVPEKRSGFVIRTFTATATYQGGDGLGTATGIRTDRSGSPQANLAAAYNGVAITDESATTAGNYDGEGNSFSAQRLAAVGLTPGAKVDALGAGLTWPDVPAGTKDNVASAGQAVSLAGQGSKLVFLGSGVGSGATGKATVYYTDGTSTTGSFGFPNWSFDPVDAHGATLVASTDGRNRPDGYGNATVKYRVFAHSIALDPSRTVEFVVLPANGNVHLFDMAIAS, encoded by the coding sequence ATGAGAACGGCCCGACTGATCAACCCGCTCAGAGCCGCCGTGGCGGCGGCGGTCCTGTTCGTTCCCGCGCAGGCCGCCTCCGCCGCGCCCGCGCCGCCGGCCGCGGCCGCCGAGTCGCAGACCGAGGTGACCGTCTCTCCCGTCGACCTCGACGGGCCGGTCATCTCGACGGTGAAGGTCACGGTGAGGAACTCCGCGGCGGAGCGCCTTCGTTCGCTCAAGGTGTCGTTCGCCGGGCCGGTCGGATGGGCGGTCCAGCCGTCCGTGCAGAGCGTGTCCGGCTCCTTCGCGACGGGTGCCTCGGCCACCGCGACGTTCCACATCCAGGTGCCGGAGAAGCGGTCCGGGTTCGTGATCCGTACGTTCACGGCGACGGCCACGTACCAGGGCGGCGACGGCCTCGGTACGGCCACGGGCATCCGGACCGATCGCTCCGGCTCACCGCAGGCGAACCTCGCGGCGGCGTACAACGGAGTGGCGATCACCGACGAGTCCGCCACGACGGCCGGGAACTACGACGGCGAGGGCAACAGCTTCTCGGCGCAGAGGCTCGCCGCGGTCGGTCTGACACCCGGAGCGAAGGTCGACGCGCTGGGCGCCGGCCTGACGTGGCCGGACGTGCCGGCCGGCACGAAGGACAACGTGGCGAGTGCCGGGCAGGCCGTCTCCCTGGCCGGCCAGGGGTCGAAGCTGGTCTTCCTCGGCTCGGGCGTCGGGAGCGGTGCCACCGGCAAGGCCACCGTCTACTACACCGACGGCACGTCCACCACGGGGTCGTTCGGCTTCCCCAACTGGTCGTTCGACCCGGTCGACGCCCACGGCGCGACCCTGGTCGCGTCGACGGACGGACGCAACCGGCCGGACGGGTACGGCAACGCCACGGTGAAGTACCGCGTGTTCGCCCATTCCATCGCGCTGGACCCGTCCAGGACGGTCGAGTTCGTGGTGCTGCCCGCCAACGGGAACGTCCACCTCTTCGACATGGCGATCGCCTCCTGA